A single genomic interval of Koleobacter methoxysyntrophicus harbors:
- a CDS encoding glutamate synthase: MVKTIDAYGLHYKDLNNMIKKYHEKGVREFRVKRVSGQRYIGSGIHGKPNIVIEGTPGNDLAAFSDGVNITVKGNAQDAVGNTMNDGILVVHGHAGDTVGYSMRGGKIYIKSYAGYRVGIHLKQYQDKIPVIIIGGRVGDFLGEYMAGGINIVLGLDVSADEEIVGSYCGTGMHGGVMYIRGDVAPYKLGKGIKSEALAESDMKVLKKHLSDYCDVMGIDLKKVISKTFTKLYAYNKRPYGKLYAY; this comes from the coding sequence ATGGTAAAAACAATAGATGCTTATGGGCTTCATTATAAAGACTTAAACAACATGATAAAAAAATATCATGAAAAAGGCGTACGAGAATTCCGAGTGAAAAGGGTAAGCGGACAGAGATATATTGGAAGTGGAATTCACGGTAAGCCGAACATAGTTATTGAAGGGACTCCGGGAAATGACCTTGCTGCTTTTTCGGATGGAGTAAATATAACAGTAAAAGGCAATGCTCAGGATGCTGTAGGGAACACAATGAATGACGGCATCCTAGTTGTTCACGGTCATGCAGGGGATACTGTGGGATATTCCATGCGTGGGGGCAAGATATATATAAAGTCTTATGCAGGATATCGTGTTGGTATCCATCTAAAACAGTATCAGGATAAAATACCGGTTATAATAATAGGTGGCAGGGTAGGAGATTTTTTGGGTGAGTACATGGCAGGAGGAATCAATATAGTCCTTGGTTTGGATGTATCTGCTGACGAAGAAATAGTGGGTAGCTATTGTGGAACAGGTATGCACGGAGGAGTAATGTATATTAGAGGCGATGTGGCCCCGTATAAACTAGGTAAAGGGATAAAATCGGAAGCCCTTGCTGAAAGTGATATGAAAGTTTTGAAAAAACACCTTTCAGATTATTGTGATGTTATGGGGATAGACCTTAAAAAAGTTATCTCAAAAACTTTTACAAAACTTTATGCTTATAACAAAAGGCCTTATGGAAAATTGTATGCTTATTAA
- a CDS encoding glutamate synthase-related protein has translation MSLSFLAPEFIVIRDRERCNNCGLCIKLCSFEVNFYDEKLQRVVSNDKRCVNCQYCVVKCPKNALIVKKHPLEFRQREYWNGTSINEIYKQAETGGVLLTGMGNDKKFPIYWDKMVLNASQVTNPSIDPLREPMELKTFLGKKPRRLEVDNKGNLISHMPPQLELEIPVMFGGMSFGSISYNAFKALAIAAKEAGTYFNTGEGGLHRDFYDFAGNTIVQVASGRFGVNQEYLDHSAAVEIKIGQGAKPGIGGHLPGEKVGDEVSKTRMIPVGSDAISPAPHHDIYSIEDLRQLIYAIKETTDYKKPVLVKIAAVHNVAAIASGIARAGADIIVIDGFRAGTGAAPTRIRDNVGIPIELAIAAVDDRLKDEGIRNEVSIVASGGIRNSSDVIKAIALGADAVSIATAALIAMGCHMCQKCYTGKCNWGITTQNPELVKRLDPDEAAHRLVNLLRAWAVEIKEMLGGMGINAIESLKGNRLMLRGISLNQVELKILGISHAGE, from the coding sequence ATGAGTTTAAGTTTTTTAGCACCAGAGTTTATCGTCATTCGCGACCGAGAACGGTGTAATAACTGCGGTCTTTGTATAAAACTTTGTTCATTTGAGGTAAATTTTTATGATGAAAAACTACAACGCGTGGTTTCTAATGATAAAAGATGTGTAAACTGTCAATATTGTGTAGTAAAGTGCCCGAAAAATGCCCTTATTGTTAAGAAGCATCCTTTGGAATTTCGACAGCGTGAATACTGGAACGGTACGTCCATAAATGAAATATATAAACAGGCTGAAACTGGAGGGGTTCTTCTTACTGGAATGGGAAATGACAAAAAATTTCCTATATACTGGGATAAAATGGTTTTGAATGCCAGTCAGGTTACAAATCCTTCTATAGACCCATTAAGGGAACCAATGGAACTGAAAACATTTTTGGGTAAAAAACCCAGGAGGTTAGAGGTCGATAATAAGGGAAACCTCATCAGTCATATGCCACCACAGTTAGAACTGGAGATTCCTGTGATGTTTGGCGGAATGTCTTTTGGGTCAATAAGTTATAATGCTTTTAAAGCACTGGCAATAGCAGCAAAGGAAGCAGGAACTTATTTTAACACAGGTGAAGGTGGGCTGCATAGGGATTTTTATGATTTTGCCGGTAACACGATAGTTCAGGTGGCCTCAGGGAGATTTGGGGTGAATCAGGAATATCTTGATCATTCCGCAGCAGTGGAAATAAAAATAGGCCAAGGGGCCAAACCGGGGATTGGAGGTCATCTTCCTGGGGAAAAAGTTGGTGATGAAGTCTCGAAAACAAGAATGATTCCCGTTGGGTCAGATGCAATTTCACCGGCTCCTCATCACGATATATATTCGATTGAAGACTTGCGGCAGTTAATATATGCAATAAAAGAGACAACGGACTATAAAAAACCCGTTCTTGTGAAGATAGCTGCAGTACACAATGTGGCAGCAATTGCTTCAGGAATAGCTCGTGCAGGAGCTGATATTATCGTTATAGATGGATTCCGCGCTGGTACAGGTGCAGCACCCACACGAATACGTGACAATGTGGGGATACCTATAGAGTTGGCTATTGCAGCTGTTGATGACAGGCTAAAAGATGAAGGGATAAGAAATGAGGTATCAATTGTAGCTTCAGGTGGAATCAGGAACAGCAGTGATGTGATAAAAGCTATAGCACTTGGCGCGGATGCAGTATCTATTGCCACAGCGGCTTTAATTGCCATGGGCTGCCATATGTGCCAGAAATGTTATACGGGAAAATGCAACTGGGGAATAACTACACAAAATCCTGAACTTGTCAAACGATTAGACCCGGATGAAGCTGCGCACAGACTTGTAAACCTGCTCAGGGCATGGGCCGTTGAAATAAAAGAAATGCTCGGGGGAATGGGCATAAATGCCATAGAAAGTTTGAAAGGCAATCGTCTGATGCTTCGGGGTATTAGTCTTAATCAAGTTGAATTAAAAATTCTGGGAATATCCCATGCAGGTGAATAG
- a CDS encoding class II glutamine amidotransferase, protein MLKKEGQIRIPAGCAISGIMDKKGKRFSGEMIIDSISVMHERSNGLGGGFAAYGIYPDHKDSFAFHLFYDSKVAQRETEELLKKYYDIELVEAIPTRKVSAIKDSPIIMRYFAKPKIDELYQSGFNEDDFTVKFVFKVNNGIDGAFVVSSGKNMGVFKAVGYPEDIGEFYKLENIYGYIWTAHGRFPTNTPGWWGGAHPFNLLGYSVVHNGELSSYGSNREYLRQNGYECSLQTDTEVVAYLFDLYYRKHKLPIEIVCKILAPPMWDEINRMPREQKRLYKSLRAVYGLGLMNGPFSVIISTGTGLIALNDRIKLRPLVVAEKGDMIFIASEESAIRAVCENPQKVWHPRGGEPVIGLLGKTVSTYIEHNYIREVTA, encoded by the coding sequence ATGTTAAAAAAAGAGGGGCAAATAAGAATACCAGCAGGTTGTGCAATTAGCGGAATAATGGATAAAAAAGGGAAGAGATTTTCAGGGGAAATGATTATAGATTCAATTTCAGTAATGCATGAGCGTTCAAACGGCCTGGGTGGAGGGTTTGCCGCATATGGAATATATCCTGACCATAAAGACAGTTTTGCGTTTCATCTGTTTTATGACAGCAAAGTTGCCCAGAGGGAGACTGAGGAGTTATTAAAAAAATATTATGATATTGAACTCGTAGAAGCAATTCCAACACGAAAGGTTTCTGCAATTAAAGATTCTCCTATAATTATGAGGTATTTTGCCAAACCTAAAATCGATGAACTTTATCAAAGCGGGTTTAACGAGGATGATTTTACAGTAAAGTTTGTTTTCAAAGTAAACAATGGAATTGATGGGGCCTTTGTTGTATCAAGCGGTAAAAACATGGGAGTATTTAAAGCAGTAGGATATCCCGAAGATATTGGGGAGTTCTATAAACTTGAAAACATCTATGGTTATATCTGGACTGCTCATGGGCGTTTTCCTACAAACACACCCGGTTGGTGGGGTGGAGCACATCCTTTTAACTTATTGGGTTATTCGGTAGTTCATAATGGCGAACTTTCATCATATGGCAGCAATCGTGAATATTTAAGACAAAACGGCTATGAATGCAGCCTTCAAACTGACACAGAAGTTGTGGCATATTTATTTGACTTGTATTACAGGAAACATAAGCTTCCAATTGAGATTGTATGTAAAATTCTGGCGCCGCCGATGTGGGATGAGATAAACCGGATGCCTAGAGAGCAGAAGAGGCTCTATAAATCACTGAGGGCAGTGTATGGATTGGGTTTAATGAACGGGCCTTTCTCAGTCATAATTTCTACAGGTACAGGTTTAATCGCACTGAATGACCGGATTAAGTTAAGGCCGTTAGTTGTTGCGGAAAAAGGAGATATGATATTTATTGCAAGTGAGGAATCAGCCATAAGAGCGGTTTGTGAAAACCCCCAAAAGGTATGGCATCCTAGAGGAGGAGAACCTGTAATAGGGTTACTTGGTAAAACAGTATCCACATATATTGAACATAACTATATCAGGGAGGTTACTGCATGA
- a CDS encoding pyridoxal-phosphate dependent enzyme translates to MKFYCLKCKKEYPLNGLDYKCECGGLFRLKKGNEEKVDIEISLGEVRTPIIMKEIEGVKLHLKFDYLMPTGSFKDRGALVLINALKQLGITEIVEDSSGNAGASIAAYCAAAKIKCNIYIPENTSEGKIKQIKAYGARVIRIPGTRDDTANRVLEAARNIYYASHVYNPLFFEGTKTIAYEIYEQIGVPDFIFSPVGNGTMLLGIYLGFSEIGKLPRIIGIQSGNCCPVYNKFYGKEDMEVRSTLAEGIAVKKPARIDEIIDAVKESEGDMVKVTEDEINEFYKLLGRMGIYVEQTAAAVIAGAVKYCKENSIAENMVKVAPLTGTGLKK, encoded by the coding sequence ATGAAGTTTTATTGTCTGAAGTGTAAAAAGGAATATCCGCTAAATGGTCTTGATTACAAATGTGAGTGCGGAGGGCTGTTCCGGCTTAAAAAAGGCAATGAAGAGAAAGTAGATATAGAGATATCTTTAGGAGAAGTCAGAACACCCATCATAATGAAGGAAATAGAGGGTGTAAAATTACATCTAAAGTTCGATTATTTGATGCCTACGGGTTCATTTAAAGACAGAGGGGCACTGGTTTTAATAAATGCCCTGAAACAACTCGGGATCACTGAAATAGTCGAAGATTCATCCGGGAATGCGGGGGCTTCTATAGCTGCCTATTGTGCAGCAGCAAAAATTAAATGCAATATTTATATCCCGGAGAATACTTCGGAAGGGAAGATAAAACAGATCAAGGCATATGGAGCCAGAGTAATAAGAATTCCCGGGACAAGAGATGATACCGCTAACCGGGTTTTAGAAGCTGCTCGAAATATTTACTATGCCTCCCACGTTTATAACCCTTTGTTTTTTGAGGGGACAAAAACCATCGCATACGAGATATATGAACAAATAGGTGTACCCGATTTTATATTTTCACCTGTCGGAAACGGTACGATGCTTTTGGGAATCTACTTAGGGTTTTCGGAAATCGGGAAACTTCCCCGTATCATCGGAATCCAGAGCGGAAACTGCTGTCCTGTATACAATAAATTCTATGGGAAAGAAGATATGGAAGTGAGAAGTACCCTGGCTGAAGGGATAGCGGTAAAAAAACCGGCAAGGATTGATGAAATAATAGATGCAGTAAAGGAAAGTGAGGGGGATATGGTTAAAGTTACGGAAGATGAAATAAACGAGTTCTATAAGTTACTAGGGAGGATGGGAATCTACGTTGAACAAACGGCGGCAGCTGTAATAGCAGGTGCAGTTAAGTACTGTAAAGAAAACTCCATTGCTGAAAACATGGTTAAGGTAGCCCCTCTTACGGGAACGGGGTTAAAAAAGTAG
- the ilvD gene encoding dihydroxy-acid dehydratase has translation MNSYEVTQGIARAPHRSLFYAMGYLPEDLEKPLIGVVNAHNEIIPGHFHLDEIAQSVKLGVSAAGGTPIEFPVIGICDGIAMNHSGMKYPLASRELIADSIEAMTVAHKFDGLVLVGNCDKIVPGMLMAAARLNIPAVYISGGPMLAGQHRGKPVDLVRGAFEGVGSYTDGKISEEELKELEHSSCPTCGSCAGLFTANSMNCLAEALGMALPGNGTIPAPYGRRKQLAKRAGMQIVELVRRNLRPRDIMTLEAFKNAIALDMAIGGSTNTVLHLMAIAGSAKIELELDEFDRISRKVPNITKISPAGIHTMEDLNRAGGISAVINLLIKADLINPDGITVTGKTLGQNVSGAKVLDPSVIRPLDDPYKAEGGIAILKGNLAPEGAVIKQSAVEKEMMRHTGPARVFESEEEAFAAIMDRKIQKGDVVVIRYEGPKGCPGMREMLSPTSAITGMGLEKSVALLTDGRFSGGTRGPCIGHISPEASEGGPIAIIEDGDIIEIDLPKRALNVRLTDEEIRQRLANWKKPPSKAPEGTYLERYSKLVTSASKGAVLKI, from the coding sequence ATGAACAGCTATGAAGTAACACAAGGTATAGCCCGTGCACCTCATCGTTCTTTATTCTATGCTATGGGCTATCTGCCGGAAGACCTGGAAAAGCCTTTAATAGGGGTCGTGAATGCCCATAATGAAATCATCCCCGGCCATTTTCATTTAGATGAAATAGCTCAATCGGTGAAATTAGGGGTTAGTGCTGCAGGAGGGACCCCTATTGAATTTCCAGTAATCGGCATATGCGACGGGATAGCTATGAATCACAGCGGGATGAAATACCCTCTGGCCAGCAGGGAACTGATTGCTGATTCTATTGAAGCCATGACCGTTGCCCATAAATTTGATGGTCTTGTCCTGGTAGGTAATTGCGATAAAATAGTGCCGGGTATGCTGATGGCTGCAGCCAGGCTTAATATTCCCGCAGTCTATATAAGCGGTGGACCGATGCTGGCAGGGCAGCACAGGGGTAAGCCGGTTGACCTCGTAAGGGGGGCTTTCGAGGGGGTGGGATCTTATACTGACGGGAAGATCAGTGAAGAGGAATTAAAAGAACTGGAACATTCGTCATGCCCGACCTGTGGAAGCTGTGCGGGCCTATTTACTGCCAACAGCATGAACTGCCTGGCAGAGGCCCTGGGTATGGCGCTGCCCGGGAACGGGACAATACCGGCTCCTTATGGCAGAAGGAAGCAGCTGGCGAAACGGGCCGGTATGCAAATCGTGGAACTGGTCAGACGCAACCTGCGGCCCAGGGATATCATGACCCTGGAAGCTTTCAAAAATGCTATTGCCCTTGATATGGCTATAGGCGGTTCTACCAATACCGTTTTACACCTTATGGCAATAGCCGGTTCAGCAAAAATCGAACTGGAACTGGATGAATTCGACAGAATAAGCAGGAAGGTACCCAATATAACAAAGATCAGCCCGGCAGGAATACACACTATGGAGGATTTGAACCGGGCCGGCGGGATTTCGGCTGTGATAAACCTGCTGATTAAAGCCGATTTGATTAATCCTGACGGGATAACTGTCACAGGTAAGACATTAGGTCAGAACGTTTCAGGGGCCAAAGTCCTGGATCCATCGGTAATCAGACCTTTAGATGACCCTTATAAAGCCGAAGGCGGTATAGCCATCTTGAAGGGCAACCTGGCACCTGAAGGGGCGGTAATTAAGCAGTCCGCTGTAGAAAAAGAAATGATGCGCCATACAGGACCGGCAAGGGTGTTTGAATCAGAGGAAGAAGCTTTTGCAGCCATTATGGACAGGAAGATTCAAAAGGGAGATGTGGTGGTTATCCGATATGAAGGGCCTAAAGGCTGCCCCGGCATGAGGGAAATGCTGAGCCCTACTTCAGCCATTACAGGGATGGGATTGGAAAAATCCGTAGCCTTGTTGACCGATGGGCGCTTTTCAGGGGGTACAAGAGGCCCGTGTATAGGCCACATTTCGCCCGAGGCTTCGGAAGGCGGTCCTATAGCTATCATAGAGGACGGGGACATTATAGAGATTGATTTACCCAAGAGGGCTCTTAATGTGCGGCTTACCGATGAAGAGATTAGACAGCGGCTGGCCAACTGGAAGAAGCCTCCATCAAAAGCACCGGAAGGCACTTATTTAGAGCGTTACAGTAAATTGGTTACATCTGCCAGCAAAGGAGCGGTGTTGAAGATATAA
- a CDS encoding helix-turn-helix domain-containing protein, protein MFFTNGNGDEPKEISEMVGYENLSYFSSVFVRYVGCLPSLYRKNLQDNE, encoded by the coding sequence CTGTTTTTTACCAACGGAAATGGAGATGAACCAAAAGAGATTTCTGAAATGGTAGGGTATGAAAATTTAAGCTACTTCAGTTCAGTTTTTGTAAGATATGTAGGCTGCCTTCCCAGCTTGTATAGAAAAAACCTGCAGGATAATGAATAG
- a CDS encoding transposase: MSNISITSLFPFRRLKFIGSEDIDFEQGSGTVVELRPDLRFAPICSSCKTKGVGKHSNHQRFLRDLSLGPHKTLIHLYYRKIKCPHCGQIVVEELDIAEPGGPRVTRRLAVYIQELCKLMTVKDVAEHLKTVKEIDKQGLKQEFAHTDCNGLRYLAVDEIPYGKHHRYLTTVIDFETGRIVWVGKDRILPPGCHCL, encoded by the coding sequence ATGTCCAATATAAGTATAACATCATTATTCCCCTTTCGTCGACTGAAATTTATAGGTTCAGAGGATATAGATTTCGAGCAGGGCAGTGGGACAGTAGTTGAATTAAGACCAGACCTGCGTTTTGCGCCCATTTGTTCTAGCTGTAAAACCAAAGGAGTTGGTAAGCATTCTAACCATCAGCGTTTTTTAAGAGACCTTTCCTTAGGTCCTCATAAAACACTAATCCATCTATATTACCGCAAGATAAAGTGTCCCCACTGCGGTCAAATAGTTGTAGAAGAACTGGATATAGCAGAGCCTGGCGGGCCGAGGGTAACCCGGCGTTTGGCTGTCTACATACAGGAACTCTGTAAATTAATGACCGTAAAGGATGTGGCAGAACATCTGAAAACGGTCAAAGAAATTGATAAACAAGGTCTTAAGCAGGAATTTGCCCATACAGACTGCAACGGATTACGGTATTTAGCAGTAGATGAAATCCCTTATGGAAAACACCACCGGTATCTGACCACTGTCATCGATTTTGAGACCGGCCGCATTGTTTGGGTTGGTAAAGACCGTATTTTGCCCCCAGGCTGCCATTGTCTTTGA
- a CDS encoding low molecular weight protein arginine phosphatase, producing the protein MIIIRKKVLFVCTGNTCRSSMAEALFKKMLADIGEEGSDIEVMSAGTGAIEGQRASPQAVSAMAEEGLDLSKHRSKQVTAAMIEEADLILTMTRRHKESIISMVPGAKDKVFTLKEFAYKGGIADYEKKLQEINDRIREKQKAFEGRNRGKLEDLIKKREKLKKELDEIEEKIKQLNKTLEEETCEERRELMKLEYMIDDLDITDPFGQPMDVYKKSAEEIKKALKEVLEKIKKGQ; encoded by the coding sequence GTGATTATAATAAGAAAAAAGGTATTATTTGTATGTACCGGTAATACGTGCAGGAGCAGTATGGCCGAAGCCCTTTTTAAAAAGATGCTGGCAGACATAGGGGAAGAGGGCAGTGATATAGAAGTCATGTCGGCAGGTACAGGTGCTATAGAAGGCCAACGGGCTTCACCTCAGGCTGTAAGCGCAATGGCCGAAGAGGGGCTTGACCTTTCTAAGCACAGGTCGAAGCAGGTAACCGCTGCAATGATTGAGGAAGCAGATCTGATCCTGACAATGACAAGGCGGCATAAAGAATCGATAATTTCCATGGTACCCGGGGCGAAGGATAAGGTATTTACCCTGAAGGAGTTTGCCTATAAAGGGGGCATTGCTGATTACGAAAAAAAACTGCAGGAAATCAATGATAGGATCAGAGAAAAACAAAAGGCCTTTGAGGGAAGGAACAGAGGAAAATTAGAAGACCTTATTAAAAAGAGGGAAAAATTAAAGAAGGAATTAGACGAAATAGAGGAAAAAATAAAGCAGCTGAACAAAACCCTTGAAGAGGAAACCTGTGAGGAAAGACGGGAACTTATGAAGCTTGAATATATGATCGATGACCTTGATATAACTGACCCCTTTGGCCAGCCGATGGATGTGTATAAGAAATCAGCTGAAGAGATTAAAAAGGCATTGAAAGAGGTTTTAGAGAAGATTAAAAAAGGGCAATAA
- a CDS encoding manganese efflux pump MntP family protein: MDEFITLLILAGALGTDATSMALGIGMSGVEAGEISKTSITVGIFHIFMPLAGLSLGRIFGTIAGNIAGLIGAVILVIIGIIMVKEALSNNKKDIPSANCIKGWGLGVLALSVSLDSFSVGFSLGTFSKLRTSTTVITIGIVAALMTAAGLLLGKRVGKALGDKAEIAGGIVLVLIGVKILL, translated from the coding sequence ATGGACGAATTTATCACTCTGCTGATTTTGGCAGGTGCCCTGGGGACAGATGCTACTTCAATGGCCTTAGGTATAGGGATGAGCGGGGTTGAAGCCGGGGAAATTTCAAAAACGAGTATTACGGTTGGGATTTTTCATATATTTATGCCGCTGGCAGGTCTGTCTTTGGGCAGGATCTTCGGCACTATAGCAGGGAATATTGCAGGGCTAATAGGGGCAGTTATTTTAGTCATTATCGGTATAATTATGGTAAAAGAGGCCCTTTCAAATAATAAAAAAGACATCCCCTCTGCAAATTGTATAAAGGGATGGGGCTTAGGTGTACTTGCCCTTAGTGTTAGCCTTGATTCATTCAGTGTCGGCTTCAGTCTGGGAACTTTTTCAAAGCTGAGAACATCCACTACCGTTATTACCATAGGAATTGTGGCAGCTTTAATGACGGCAGCGGGATTGCTTCTCGGTAAAAGGGTCGGAAAAGCCCTGGGAGACAAGGCTGAGATTGCGGGGGGGATAGTTCTTGTTTTGATAGGTGTTAAAATACTGTTATAA
- a CDS encoding CehA/McbA family metallohydrolase translates to MGNIHIHTTYSDGSGTVEEVIKAAQKSGLDFIGITDHYTLKGLFDNKEGWYGDVLALIGVELNRDYNHYLAFDIKRDIGDYTDDPQKTIDEVNAAGGFGFIAHPFEKGSRLFLNGKTFPWLNWNVTGFTGLSVWNYSSQWKAGINTTVRGLYAYYVNRNGHAGPCCDSLKKWDELTRKRRVVAIGCSDAHAVKLDIPVLKPVIFPYEYYFRTVNTHIILREPFKKDLSYDKKLVYSALKRGNCFIGFDLYADSRGFLFYGYNKDAQVIMGEEIARSSSSVTLEVLLPRRGEIRLIRDGKVIERIRGNGLQYKAEKQGTYRIEADLIKFADATKPWIISNPIYVK, encoded by the coding sequence GTGGGGAACATCCATATCCATACTACATATTCCGACGGGTCGGGTACTGTAGAAGAGGTAATAAAAGCAGCCCAAAAATCCGGCTTGGATTTTATAGGGATTACCGACCACTATACCCTCAAAGGCTTATTTGACAATAAAGAGGGCTGGTACGGCGATGTCCTGGCTTTGATAGGGGTTGAGCTGAACAGAGATTATAACCACTATTTGGCATTCGATATTAAAAGGGACATAGGAGACTACACCGATGACCCGCAAAAAACCATAGATGAAGTAAATGCCGCCGGGGGATTCGGCTTTATAGCTCATCCCTTTGAAAAGGGTTCAAGGCTTTTTTTAAACGGTAAAACCTTCCCCTGGCTGAACTGGAACGTAACCGGTTTTACCGGGCTTTCAGTTTGGAATTACTCTTCACAGTGGAAGGCAGGTATCAATACCACTGTCAGGGGCTTATATGCATATTATGTAAACAGGAACGGACATGCGGGTCCATGCTGTGATTCCTTAAAAAAGTGGGATGAACTGACCCGTAAACGCAGGGTAGTGGCCATAGGATGCAGTGATGCCCATGCCGTAAAACTTGATATCCCTGTTTTAAAGCCCGTGATATTCCCCTATGAGTATTATTTCAGGACCGTGAATACCCATATAATTTTGCGGGAACCATTTAAAAAGGACCTTTCGTATGATAAAAAACTGGTCTATAGTGCATTAAAAAGGGGGAACTGTTTTATCGGTTTTGACCTTTACGCAGATTCCCGGGGCTTCTTATTTTACGGGTATAATAAAGACGCGCAGGTTATTATGGGTGAGGAAATTGCCCGGAGTTCTTCTTCAGTTACACTTGAGGTGCTTTTGCCCCGCAGGGGCGAAATAAGGTTGATACGAGACGGGAAGGTGATAGAGAGAATTAGAGGTAACGGTTTGCAGTATAAAGCTGAAAAACAGGGAACATATAGGATTGAAGCGGATTTGATAAAGTTTGCAGATGCAACAAAACCGTGGATAATATCCAATCCGATTTATGTAAAATAG
- a CDS encoding L-threonylcarbamoyladenylate synthase — MDNIIKDTKIIKVDRCNPQKEKIREAARYLIQGEVVAFPTETVYGLGANALDPKAVKKIFAAKGRPADNPLIVHISEPEAIKYLAGRFPDSTWPLIKQFWPGPLTIILPKKEIVPMEVTAGLDTVALRMPAHPVALELIREAGFPVAAPSANLSGRPSPTAAEHVIRDLAGKIPVILDGGQTEVGLESTVIDLTGRVPVILRPGGVTYEELKSILGEVDIDPGLLPEKYVPRAPGMKYTHYSPRAAVILVGGSIEKIRQVVQAIAKREIARGKRVGIMATEQTLHCYSAGEIISVGDRDNPSTIASNLFAVIREFDDRGVDVIVAEGIDEKGIGLAVMNRLKKASGFNIVDADAYLESGER; from the coding sequence ATGGATAACATTATTAAAGACACTAAGATAATTAAAGTTGACAGATGTAATCCGCAGAAGGAGAAAATCCGTGAAGCTGCCCGTTACCTCATACAAGGGGAGGTTGTTGCCTTCCCTACGGAAACCGTTTACGGCCTGGGGGCCAATGCCCTGGATCCAAAAGCGGTAAAGAAGATTTTTGCAGCTAAGGGGAGGCCTGCAGATAATCCCCTAATAGTTCATATCTCTGAACCGGAAGCAATAAAATACCTTGCAGGCAGATTCCCCGACAGCACATGGCCCCTTATTAAACAATTCTGGCCCGGCCCCCTGACCATCATCCTCCCTAAAAAGGAGATCGTCCCAATGGAGGTTACGGCAGGCTTGGATACGGTGGCCCTTAGAATGCCGGCCCATCCCGTAGCCCTTGAGTTAATCCGTGAAGCAGGATTTCCTGTTGCAGCACCCAGTGCCAATCTTTCCGGCAGACCAAGCCCTACTGCAGCTGAGCACGTAATAAGGGACCTGGCCGGAAAGATTCCCGTTATCCTTGATGGAGGCCAAACAGAGGTAGGATTGGAATCAACGGTTATCGACCTGACGGGGCGGGTGCCGGTGATTTTGAGACCGGGAGGGGTTACCTATGAGGAGCTCAAAAGTATTCTGGGGGAGGTAGATATAGACCCCGGTCTTTTGCCTGAAAAGTATGTCCCGAGAGCCCCGGGCATGAAATATACCCATTATTCGCCCAGAGCAGCGGTCATTTTGGTGGGGGGCTCTATAGAAAAGATACGGCAGGTAGTGCAGGCCATAGCCAAGCGGGAAATAGCCCGAGGTAAAAGGGTAGGGATCATGGCTACCGAACAGACATTGCATTGCTATTCTGCAGGTGAGATTATTTCTGTCGGTGATAGGGATAACCCTTCAACAATTGCATCGAATCTTTTTGCGGTCATTAGGGAGTTTGATGACAGAGGTGTCGATGTTATTGTGGCTGAAGGAATTGACGAAAAGGGGATTGGTCTGGCTGTAATGAACAGGCTTAAAAAGGCATCGGGGTTTAATATTGTAGATGCTGATGCCTATTTAGAATCCGGTGAAAGATAA